In Primulina eburnea isolate SZY01 chromosome 3, ASM2296580v1, whole genome shotgun sequence, one DNA window encodes the following:
- the LOC140828016 gene encoding equilibrative nucleotide transporter 8, with protein sequence MEGGKINSIKDSDCTPPKDPYKIAYILHFFLGAGNLLPWNALITAVDYFGYLYPNRHIERVFSVVYMSSSLMVLIILLSWDFFRRSLSLRLRMNLGFSMLVLSLMATPIMSWSWRKNGRMLSSDAAFYTVVASVFVCGIADGLVGGSLVGSAGKLPKQYMQAIFAGTASSGVMISTLRIITKASLPQTPQGLKISAQFYFMVSSVILLICILCCNLLCKLQVMQHHYSNLQDGFLPLGLSPPKFLRILTKIRWPGFGIFMIYAVTLSIFPGFLAENLESKILRDWYPVMLIATYNLADFVGKSLTGIYVMNGVRKATWGCVLRIMFYPLFIGCFRGPKWLRTEAPVVVLTAMLGLSNGYLTSVIMILTPKAVPPQESEVAAIVMAVMLGLGLAAGSVMGWFWII encoded by the exons ATGGAGGGTGGCAAAATTAATTCCATTAAAGACTCGGACTGTACTCCACCAAAAGACCCATACAAAATCGCATATATTCTCCATTTCTTCCTCGGAGCTGGCAACTTGCTTCCATGGAATGCGCTAATCACAGCCGTGGATTACTTTGGGTATCTTTATCCAAACAGACATATCGAAAGGGTTTTTTCCGTCGTGTACATGAGCTCTTCTTTGATGGTTTTGATCATACTTTTGAGCTGGGATTTCTTCAGGAGGAGTTTGAGCTTGAGGTTGAGGATGAACTTGGGCTTCTCTATGCTTGTCCTGTCGTTAATGGCCACTCCGATAATGAGTTGGAGCTGGCGGAAAAACGGAAGAATGTTGAGTTCTGATGCGGCGTTCTACACGGTTGTTGCGTCGGTTTTTGTCTGCGGAATTGCTGACGGGTTGGTGGGAGGAAGCTTGGTGGGGAGTGCGGGTAAGCTGCCGAAGCAATACATGCAGGCCATTTTTGCCGGGACGGCTTCTTCGG GGGTTATGATATCTACGCTGCGGATCATAACAAAAGCATCGCTTCCTCAAACCCCGCAAGGCCTCAAAATCAGTGCACAATTCTACTTCATGGTCAGCTCAGTTATCCTGCTAATCTGCATCCTCTGCTGCAATCTTCTCTGCAAATTACAGGTAATGCAGCACCATTACAGCAATCTCCAAGATGGGTTTCTGCCACTCGGTCTCTCACCGCCCAAATTCCTTCGAATTCTCACCAAAATCCGCTGGCCAGGTTTTGGGATCTTCATGATCTACGCAGTCACTCTGTCCATCTTCCCCGGGTTCTTGGCGGAGAATCTGGAGTCGAAGATCCTCAGAGACTGGTACCCAGTGATGCTGATTGCGACCTACAACTTGGCGGATTTTGTGGGGAAATCGCTGACAGGGATCTATGTCATGAACGGTGTCAGGAAAGCTACGTGGGGTTGCGTGCTGAGGATTATGTTTTATCCTCTGTTTATTGGTTGTTTCCGGGGCCCGAAGTGGCTGAGGACGGAGGCGCCGGTGGTAGTTCTGACTGCGATGCTGGGGCTGAGTAATGGGTATTTGACGAGTGTGATTATGATTCTCACTCCGAAGGCGGTGCCGCCGCAGGAGTCTGAGGTTGCCGCCATTGTTATGGCGGTGATGCTGGGATTGGGTCTGGCTGCTGGGTCGGTGATGGGGTGGTTTTGGATCATATGA